A genome region from Arachis duranensis cultivar V14167 chromosome 8, aradu.V14167.gnm2.J7QH, whole genome shotgun sequence includes the following:
- the LOC107462057 gene encoding cellulose synthase-like protein B4 translates to MASPLPLYEKIYVKRRFQRVMDTLMLLLLLLLLTYRFFSLRDSFTVPWFLAFLCESWFTFTWIVILNCKWSPAYTITHLHRFLQHYQQQDELPAVDLFVATADPVLEPPIITANTVLSLLALDYPSNKLACYVSDDGCSPLTFYALVEASKFAKLWIPFCKKYNLQLRAPFRFFSTSDSNLISTEQDSLEFKQERSKMQDMYDNLSRKIEDVTAKAIPFPLDGEYASFLNTDRRNHPSIVKVILENEEGVRERLPHLIYVSREKRPQHPHEYKAGAMNVLTRVSGLMSNAPFMLNVDCDMVVNNSKVVQHAMCILMDPHKGKEIAYVQCFQQFYDGIKDDPFGNQWVSAFEYIIRGMAGLQGPFYAGTNTFHRRSAMYGLYPHEIETGRNKEKLAESVLIKQFGSSNEFVKSVASALEGNSYSPNDDRSPSNFIKEATKVSDCKYEHDTSWGSEMGWLYGSISEDVPTGINILKKGWRAESCTPEPTPFTGCAPGGLLSTIVQQKRWASGLTVVFFGKNSPLLGCLFGKLQFRAGLAYCWLTNWGLRSVYLVCYAALPPYCLITNTNFLPKGEGLMIPVAVFVIYYLYSLIEYVTIGVSLREWWNNQRMTIITTSTAWFIGFLSAMVKLLGISDTVFEITQKEHPSKTSGGNNNNDEEKEEDAGRFTFEDSAVFVTGTTILIVQVTALLIKFMGLQPPAAGDDESGNGAGELVCSMLLVLCFWPYLKGLFQRGKYGIPFSTLCKSALLSFAFVQFSRYTINAA, encoded by the exons ATGGCGAGTCCTCTTCCTCTGTACGAGAAAATATATGTAAAGCGCAGATTTCAGAGAGTGATGGACACTTTGATGTTACTTCTCCTCCTCTTGCTCCTCACCTACCGTTTCTTCTCTTTACGTGACAGCTTCACCGTGCCATGGTTCCTTGCTTTCTTGTGCGAGTCTTGGTTCACTTTCACTTGGATTGTGATCCTCAACTGCAAATGGAGCCCGGCATATACCATTACCCACCTTCACCGTTTCCTTCAACACTATCAGCA GCAAGATGAGCTTCCAGCAGTGGACTTGTTTGTGGCAACTGCAGATCCAGTTCTTGAGCCACCAATCATCACAGCTAACACTGTTCTATCACTATTGGCGCTTGATTACCCTTCCAACAAGCTAGCTTGCTATGTTTCCGATGATGGTTGCTCCCCTCTTACCTTCTATGCCCTTGTTGAGGCCTCAAAATTTGCAAAGCTTTGGATACCCTTTTGCAAAAAGTACAATCTCCAACTTAGAGCACCCTTCAGGTTCTTCTCTACTAGTGATTCCAACCTTATTAGTACTGAACAAGACTCACTTGAGTTCAAACAAGAACGCTCAAAAATGCAG GATATGTATGACAATCTTAGCCGAAAAATTGAAGATGTGACCGCAAAGGCAATTCCATTCCCACTTGATGGAGAATATGCTTCTTTCTTGAACACTGACCGAAGAAATCATCCAAGCATAGTTAag GTTATATTGGAGAACGAGGAAGGAGTTCGTGAAAGGTTGCCTCACTTAATCTATGTGTCTAGAGAGAAAAGGCCACAACATCCACACGAATACAAAGCAGGAGCTATGAACGTGTTG ACAAGAGTGTCCGGGTTGATGAGCAATGCTCCATTTATGTTGAACGTGGACTGTGACATGGTGGTGAACAATTCAAAGGTTGTTCAACACGCCATGTGCATCTTGATGGACCCTcataaaggaaaagaaatagCTTATGTTCAGTGTTTCCAGCAGTTTTATGATGGAATCAAAGATGACCCTTTTGGAAATCAGTGGGTGTCTGCCTTTGag TACATAATAAGGGGCATGGCAGGGCTCCAAGGACCTTTCTATGCAGGAACAAACACATTCCATAGAAGAAGTGCTATGTACGGTCTTTACCCTCATGAAATTGAAACTGGTAGAAATAAAG AGAAACTAGCAGAAAGTGTATTGATCAAACAATTTGGAAGTTCAAATGAGTTTGTGAAATCAGTAGCTAGTGCTTTGGAAGGGAATTCATATTCTCCTAATGATGATAGAAGTCCTTCCAATTTCATTAAGGAAGCAACTAAAGTTTCTGATTGTAAATATGAACATGACACTAGCTGGGGCAGTGAG ATGGGGTGGCTATATGGATCAATATCAGAGGATGTGCCAACAGGGATCAATATCTTGAAAAAAGGTTGGAGAGCAGAATCATGCACTCCAGAACCAACACCATTCACAGGATGTGCTCCAGGAGGGTTACTCTCTACAATAGTACAACAAAAGAGATGGGCCTCGGGCCTCACTGTTGTGTTCTTCGGCAAGAACTCTCCTCTTTTGGGCTGTCTCTTTGGTAAGCTCCAATTCAGGGCGGGTCTGGCTTATTGCTGGCTTACCAACTGGGGCTTGCGCTCTGTCTATCTAGTCTGTTATGCTGCACTCCCTCCTTATTGCTTAATCACCAACACCAATTTCTTGCCTAAG GGTGAAGGGCTAATGATTCCTGTTGCAGTATTTGTGATATACTACTTGTACAGCCTTATAGAGTACGTTACCATTGGGGTGTCATTAAGAGAATGGTGGAACAACCAGAGAATGACCATAATCACAACCAGTACTGCATGGTTCATTGGTTTCTTGAGTGCCATGGTGAAGCTGTTAGGGATATCCGACACAGTCTTTGAAATAACACAGAAGGAACATCCTAGTAAGACTTCTGGTGGTAATAATAACAATgacgaagaaaaagaagaagatgcagGTAGGTTCACCTTTGAGGATTCAGCAGTTTTTGTGACAGGAACAACAATTTTGATAGTCCAAGTGACAGCATTGTTGATAAAGTTTATGGGGTTGCAACCACCAGCAGCAGGTGATGATGAGAGTGGCAATGGGGCAGGTGAATTGGTGTGTAGCATGCTGTTGGTATTGTGTTTCTGGCCATATCTGAAAGGGTTGTTTCAAAGAGGGAAATATGGGATTCCATTTTCCACATTGTGTAAATCAGCACTTCTTTCATTTGCCTTTGTGCAATTCTCAAGATATACCATTAATGCTGCTTGA
- the LOC127741094 gene encoding uncharacterized protein LOC127741094, with translation MGVSVNGVAVRVALAVVALCIGGYILGPPLYWHLREAIAASSSVSLSSCAPCVCDCSSQPLISLPQGLSNASIGDCAKHNPEVNGDTEKNFVELLSEELKLRETQALENQHRADIALLEAKKVASQYQKESDKCNSGMETCEEARERSEASLVAQKKLTALWELRARQKGWKEGATKSSSKSQAKAKVQSA, from the exons ATGGGTGTGAGTGTGAATGGCGTGGCGGTGAGGGTAGCTTTGGCGGTGGTGGCGCTCTGCATTGGAGGCTACATTTTGGGTCCGCCTCTCTATTGGCACCTCCGAGAAGCcattgctgcttcttcttctgtttctctttcttcttgtgCTCCTTGCGTCTGCGATTGCTCTTCCCAACCCCTTATTTCTCTTCCTCAAG GTCTTAGCAACGCTTCAATTGGAG ATTGTGCAAAGCACAACCCGGAGGTGAATGGAGACACCGAAAAGAACTTTGTGGAGCTACTGTCGGAAGAATTGAAGCTGCGGGAAACTCAAGCCTTGGAAAACCAGCACCGTGCCGACATAGCCCTACTTGAGGCCAAGAAGGTTGCATCTCAGTATCAGAAGGAATCAGACAAGTGCAATTCAGGGATGGAGACGTGTGAGGAGGCCAGGGAAAGGTCCGAGGCGTCATTAGTGGCACAGAAGAAGCTAACTGCGTTGTGGGAGCTGAGAGCTCGCCAGAAAGGGTGGAAAGAAGGGGCCACCAAATCCAGTTCAAAGTCTCAAGCAAAAGCAAAAGTACAGAGTGCTTAG
- the LOC107461961 gene encoding cellulose synthase-like protein B4 translates to MGISEESSTEPLYEKIWVKYTLSRVMDSIILFLLVLLLCYRVFSYDDMNHHSYPWFLAFMCESWFTFTWLTIISTKWNPSYTISYPHRLFSRVAELPSVDLFVTTADPVLEPPIITVNTVLSLLALDYPSNKLSCYVSDDGCSPLNLYALVEASKFAKLWVPFCKKYNVKTRAPFRYFDSNNNNEATAPNNSPEFMQEWLAIKDGYEHLCSKIQNATKKSIMLDQEFHVFSTTQLNNHPTIIKVIWENKEGASDGVPHLIYVSREKNPNHLHRYKAGAMNVLTRVSGLMTNAPYILNVDCDMHVNNPEIVQHALCILMDPNSDKEVAFVQCPQQFYDGLKDDPFGNQLVTVFVYIGGGVSGIQGIYYVGTNCFHRRKVLYGLSPHHHIQNGSKDLGKSSKKNIIFGSLEEFVESAAQALEGKKTFTQNANLCNSLEAAKEVAASGYEHGTDWGNKVGWMYGSSAEDILTGLTMHTKGWRSESCVTDPIAFMGCTAQDSVVQIAQSQRWGSGLLDIFFSKNCPIFGTIFGKLQFRQCLAYIWVTTWALRSVPETCYALLPAYCIITNSYFLPKVIHYYYGHFSLILPNYEIVRYNMSTLLEYLKTGLSMRSWWNNLRMSRITAMNPWIFSFVTILLKKLRILDYAFVITKKELPSNNEGLDKNNVNAGGRFIFNKSLVFVPGTTILLVQLTALIINFFGWQPKARSGGQSSGFGELICSIYVVLFYLPFLKGLFRKGKYGIPLSTICKSMGLALFFVHLSMFIV, encoded by the exons ATGGGAATCAGTGAAGAGAGTAGTACTGAGCCTCTATACGAAAAAATATGGGTAAAATACACACTTTCAAGGGTAATGGATTCAATTATTCTGTTCCTCCTTGTTTTGCTACTCTGCTACCGTGTATTCTCCTATGATGACATGAACCACCACTCATACCCTTGGTTCCTTGCTTTCATGTGCGAGTCATGGTTCACTTTCACTTGGTTAACCATCATCTCCACCAAATGGAACCCTTCATATACCATATCCTACCCTCACCGTCTCTTCTCCcg gGTAGCTGAGCTTCCATCAGTGGACTTGTTTGTGACAACAGCAGATCCAGTTCTTGAACCACCAATCATAACAGTGAACACTGTTCTGTCACTTTTGGCACTTGATTACCCTTCCAACAAGCTTTCTTGCTATGTCTCCGATGATGGTTGCTCCCCTCTTAACTTGTATGCTCTTGTGGAGGCTTCAAAGTTTGCAAAGCTTTGGGTACCTTTCTGTAAGAAGTACAATGTAAAAACTAGAGCACCCTTTAGATACTTcgattctaataataataatgaggcCACCGCACCCAACAATAGTCCAGAATTCATGCAAGAATGGTTGGCAATTAAG GACGGGTATGAGCATCTTTGCAGTAAAATTCAAAATGCGACAAAGAAATCAATCATGCTCGACCAAGAATTTCACGTATTCTCAACGACACAGCTCAATAACCATCCAACCATAATCAAG GTAATATGGGAGAACAAAGAAGGTGCTTCAGATGGGGTGCCCCATTTAATCTATGTATCAAGAGAGAAGAACCCTAATCATCTACATCGGTATAAGGCTGGTGCTATGAATGTCTTG ACAAGAGTGTCCGGATTGATGACAAATGCTCCGTACATACTGAACGTAGACTGTGACATGCATGTGAACAATCCAGAGATTGTACAACATGCCCTATGCATTTTGATGGATCCAAATTCAGATAAAGAAGTTGCATTTGTTCAATGTCCTCAGCAGTTCTATGATGGATTAAAGGATGATCCCTTCGGAAATCAACTAGTCACAGTATTTGTG TACATAGGTGGTGGAGTCTCTGGTATTCAAGGAATTTACTATGTAGGAACCAATTGCTTTCATAGAAGAAAAGTTCTTTATGGCCTTTCTCCTCACCATCACATTCAAAATGGAAGCAAGGATCTTG GAAAATCATcaaaaaagaatataatattTGGAAGTTTGGAAGAGTTTGTGGAATCAGCTGCTCAAGCATTGGAAGGGAAGAAGACATTTACTCAAAATGCTAATCTTTGCAACTCTCTTGAGGCAGCCAAGGAAGTTGCTGCTTCTGGATATGAACATGGTACTGATTGGGGCAACAAG gtGGGGTGGATGTATGGATCATCAGCAGAGGATATACTTACTGGGCTGACAATGCACACAAAAGGTTGGAGATCTGAAAGCTGTGTGACAGATCCAATAGCATTTATGGGCTGCACGGCCCAAGATAGTGTAGTCCAAATAGCCCAATCTCAGAGATGGGGCTCAGGGCTGCTTGATATTTTCTTTAGCAAGAACTGTCCTATTTTTGGCACCATATTTGGTAAGCTCCAATTCAGACAGTGTTTGGCATACATTTGGGTCACTACTTGGGCCTTAAGATCTGTTCCTGAAACATGCTATGCCCTCCTCCCTGCCTATTGCATCATTACCAACTCCTATTTCTTGCCTAAGGTGATACACTACTACTACGGccatttttctttaatattaccTAATTACGA AATTGTTA GATACAACATGTCTACTCTATTAGAGTATTTGAAAACTGGATTGTCAATGAGATCATGGTGGAACAACCTGAGGATGTCAAGAATAACTGCAATGAACCCATGGATTTTTTCATTTGTGACAAttctactaaaaaaattaaggaTACTTGACTATGCATTTGTAATTACAAAGAAAGAACTACCATCTAATAATGAGGGTTTAGATAAGAATAATGTAAATGCTGGTGGTAGGTTCATTTTCAACAAGTCGTTGGTATTTGTGCCAGGCACAACCATCTTGCTTGTTCAACTCACAGCTTTGATTATCAACTTTTTTGGATGGCAACCAAAGGCTAGAAGTGGTGGACAAAGTTCAGGGTTTGGAGAATTAATTTGCAGCATTTATGTTGTTCTGTTTTACTTGCCATTCTTGAAAGGGCTATTTAGGAAAGGAAAATATGGGATACCCTTAAGCACAATATGCAAGTCAATGGGGTTGGCTTTGTTCTTTGTGCACCTTTCAATGTTTATTGTTTGA